The window CCGCGGTCACGGTGCCGTATCCCGCACACTTCGCCGCGGGCGGGATCGCCGAGCAGAACCCCGACGACTGGTGGAACGCGGTCGTCGCCGCCACCCGCAACCTGCTCGCACGCACGGCCACCGCACCCTCCGACGTCGCGGGGCTCGTGGTGAGCGGACAGATGATGGGCGCCGTGCTGCTCGACGGCGACGGCGAGCCCGCGCGTCCCGCCATCATCTGGGCCGACACCCGCGCCGGTGCGCAGCAGCGCGAGCTCGAGGCCGTGCTCGGCGCCGAGCGGGCGTACGGCATCCTCGGCCACCGCCTGAACCCCACCTACTCGGTCGAGAAGATCATGTGGGTGCGCGACAACGAGCCCGACGTGTGGTCGCGCGTGCGCCGGGTGTGCGTCGCGAAGGACTTCATCGTGCTGCGGCTCACCGGGCGCCTGGCCACCGACCGCTCCGACGCCTCGGGCATGAACGCCTACGACCAGGCCGCCGGCACGTGGTCGAGCGAGGTGCTGGCAGCCGCTCGGCTCGACCCGGCCCTGTTCCCCGAGATCCTGGAGTCGACGCAGATCGCAGGTCCCCTCACCCCCGCGGCGGCCGAGGCCCTGGGCCTGCACACCGGCGTGCGCGTGGTGATGGGCGGCGGCGACGGACCCCTGGCCGCGGTCGGCTCCGGCGTCGTGGCCCCCGAGGACGGCGCCTATGTCTGCCTGGGCACCTCGTCGTGGATCTCGTTCGCGGCGGACGCCCCGCTGCACGACCCGGCCATGCGCACCTTCACGTTCGACAACGTCGTGCCCGGCTCGTTCGTCCCGACGGCCACCATGCAGGCGGGCGGCGCGTCGGTGCAGTGGATCGCGGAGGCGCTGTCGCCCGATCCCGCGCACCCCGAGACCGGGCGCCTGACCGCCGAGGCCTCGGCCGACGTCGACACCGACGACCTCTACTTCCTCCCCTATCTGCTCGGCGAGCGCTCTCCGCTGTGGGACCCGGACGCCCGCGGGGCGTTCGTGGGTCTCGCGCGCCATCACGGCCGGGCACACCTGGTGCGGGCCGTACTGGAGGGCACCGCGTTCAACCTGCTCACGTGCATCCAGGCGTTCCGGGAGTCGGGCGCCGTGATCGACCGCATCGACGCGGTGGGCGGCGGGGCCCAGAGCGACGTGTACCTCTCCGTGCTCGCGGATGTGTGGGGCGTTCCCGTGCGGCGGCGCACGATCGTGGAGGAGGCGAACAGCCTCGGCGCGGCGGTCACCGGAGCCGTGGGTCTCGGGCTCACCGACTTCTCGGCGGCGCGGGCGCTGAGCGAGGTCACAGCCGAGTTCACGCCCGACCCCGCCCGGCACGCGGTGTACGCCGAACGGCATGCCCGGTTCGCCGACGCCTACACCGCGCTCGCGCCCTGGTTCGCCGGACGGCCACGCTGATGGGCGTCATCCTCGTCACCAGTCGCTCGTTCTCCGACGGCGACCTCGACCTGGTGGAGCGCGCGGCGCGGGCGGGGCACCGCATCCTCCGCGGGCCCGCGCATCACGACCTCGACGAGCTGCGGTCGCTGCTGCACGGGGCCGACGCGTGGATCGCGGGCACCGGTCCCGTGACCGAGGCGCACCTCGCCGCGGCACCGAAGCTCAAGGTGGTGGCGCGCTACGGCGTGGGCACCGAGGCCGTCGATCTCGCGGCGGCCCGGGAGCGCGGTATCCCCGTCACGAACACCCCGGGCGCCAACGCCGACGCGGTCGCCGACCACGCGGTGGGACTCATGCTCGCGGCACTCCGGTTCGTGCCAGACGGCGACCGCCGGGTGCGAGCGGGCGACTGGGGTGTGCGGCGCGGCCGCGAGCTCGGCGCCGCGACCGTGGGCATCGTGGGCTTCGGCCGTATCGGCCAGGGTGTCGCGCGGCGCCTGAGCGGCTTCGGCTCCCGGGTGCTCGCGGCCGACCCGTTCCTTCCCGTCGAGCTCGTGCGGGCGCAGGGCGCGGAGCCGGTCCCGCTCGACGAGCTGTTCCGCGCGGCCGACGTGATCACCCTGCACGCGCCGGGCGGACAGCGGCTGGTCGACGCCGAGCGCCTCGCGGACATGCGCCGCGGCACGGCGCTGGTGAACACGGCTCGCGGCGACCTGGTCGACGAACAGGCGGTGGCCGAGGCCCTGCGCGACGGCACGCTCGCCGGCTACGCGGCGGACACGCTCGACGGCGACACCGCCGCCCACGACAGTCCGCTGCTCGCGGCCGATCTCGTCGACCGCGTGATCGTCACCCCCCACCTCGGTGCGCAGACCACCCAGGCCGTCGACAACATGGGCTCCCTGTCGCTCGACGACGTGATCGCCGTGCTGCGCGGCGCCGAGCCCGCCCACCCCGTGCCCGTTCCCCAGGAGATGCGATGACCACCACCGCCGACACCGCCGCACCCGCCGCGGACACCGCCACCGCCGACTACATGGGGTTCGTGGGCGTGACCACCGCCTCGTCGTCGATCATGAAGGTGTTCCCGCTCTGGGCCGACATCCTCGACCTCCCGACCCGCAGGCTCGTGGGCCACGACCTGCCGATGGACGCCGACCCCGCGCAGTACCGCGCGATGGTGGAGCAGATCCGCGACGACCCCCACCACCGGGGCGCCCTGGTGACCACGCACAAGATGAATGTGTACGCGGCGGCGTCCGACCTGTTCGACGAGCTCGACCCGTTCGCGGTGTCGTGCTCCGAGATCTCCAGCATCGCCAAGCGGGGCTCGCGCCTGTCGGGCCGCGCGAAGGATCCGATCACGGTCGACCTCGCCCTGAACGACTTCCTGCCCGCCGACCACTTCGCCCGCACCGGGGCGGAGGTCGTCATCCTGGGTGCGGGCGGCTCGGGCACCGCGCTCAGCTGGGCCCTTGCGGAGCGCACCGACGCCCCCGCCCGCATCACGGTGACCGCGCGCACGCAGGACAAGCTCGACCACCTGCGCGAGGTGCACCGCCAGCACGGCACCCCCGACGGCCTGCTGCGCTACGTGGTGACGGAGACGCCGGAGGAGGCCGATGCGCTGGTGGCGGCGGCGCCCGCGGGTTCCGTGATCGCGAACGCCACGGGGCTCGGCAAGGACCGTCCCGGCTCGCCGCTCAGCGACGCGGTCGTGTTCCCCGCGGGCGCGTACGCGTGGGAGTTCAACTACCGCGGGTCGCTGGAGTTCCTGCACCAGGCCGAGGCGCAGCGCGCGTCGCGCGACCTGCACGTGGTCGACGGCTGGCGCTACTTCATCCACGGCTGGTCGCAGGTGGTGGCCGACGTGTTCGAGCTGGAGCTGACGCCCGAGACCGTGGAGCGGCTGGCCGCGGCAGCGGAGTCGGTGCGCTGATGCCCGTCGTGCGCACGGTGCTCGGCGACGTCGACGCGTCGGAGCTCGGGCGCGTGAACTACCACGAGCACCTGTTCCAGGTGTCGCCGCTGCTGCCGGGCGACGAGCTCGACGACGAGCAGGCGTCGGGCGACGAGGCGGCGGCGTTGCAGACGAGCGGCTTCGACGCGATGGTCGACGCCACGCCGTTCGGGCTCGCCCGGAACCCGGAGGCCCTGGTCCGCATCAGCGCGGCGACCGGACTGGGCATCGTCGCGACCACGGGGCGGCACCGCGAAGCCCACTACGGCGACGACCACCCGATGCAGGTGTGGGACGCGGAGCGGCTGTCCGCGCTGTTCGTGGCGGACCTCACCCGCGGCATGCCCGCCTCCGACGACGCGGTGTTCGCCGCGCCCGATGTGCCCGTCGCGACCTCGCCCACGGGCGCCCCGGTGCGCGCGGGGATGCTCAAGGCGGGCATCGACTATTGGCGCATCAGCCCGTTCGAGCGCACGACCCTCGGCGCGGTGGCGGCCGCGCACCGCGAGACCGGTGCCCCCGTCATGGTGCACCTGGAGTTCTGCACGGCGGCGCACGAGGTGCTCGATCTGCTCGCGGCCGAGGGCGTGGCGAGCGATCGGGTCGTGCTCGCCCACGCCGACCGCGACCCCGACCCCGGACTTCACGTGTCGCTCGCGGAGCGCGGCGCCCACCTCGGCTACGACGGCTTCGCCCGTCCGCGCACCCGATCCGACGCGGAACTGCTGGCCCTGACCGCCGCCGTGGTGGAACGCGGCGCGGGCGACCGCATCGTGCTCGGCGGCGACGTCGCCCGGCGCACGCGGTACATCGCCTACGGCGGGATGCCCGGGCTCGCCTACCTCGGCGACCGGTACCTGCCGCGACTGCGCGACGCGGTCGGCGATGCGGCCGTGCAGCGTATGCTCGTGCACACGCCCGCACGACTGCTCACCCTCGACCACTGAGACCGCGCCGCCCGACGCCGTCTCGTCGCCTCCACCCGAGGAGCCCCCATGACCGAACCCACCATCCTGCACGCCGTCTTCACCGCGAAGCCCGGGGCAGCCGACCGGGTCGCCGCACTCCTGCGGGAGTTCGCCGAGATCGTCCGCGCCGAGGAGGGCAACGTGGTGTTCGACGCCACGCGACTCGTCGACGACCCCGACCGCTTCTTCGTATACGAGGTGTACCGCGACGAGGCCGCGTTCCAGGAGCACCTCGCGGCGTCCGCCGGGGTCCCGTTCAACGCCGCGCTGCAAGAGCTGATCGTCGAGCCGGCCTCGATCCTCACCTTCCTCCGCCGCGTCTGAGCCCCTGTCCGAGGTGCGCGCGCGGGCTCCTGTGGACAACCCGGACCGACGCGCCGGCGTTGCACGTACCGTGGCCCGGTGACTCGTCCCCACTCCCTTTCGACGCGCGCCCTCGCCGCCCTCGCCGTCTCCCTCGTCCTGCTCACCGGCTGCACTGCCGATCTGAAACCCTCCCCGTCTCCGACGCCGACCCCGCAGTTCGCCTCGAAGAAGGACGCCTTCGCCGCCGCCGAGGCCACGTATCGCGCCTACAACGACGCCGGCAATGCGACCGTACTGACCGACGCGAGGACATTCGAGGACGTCTACAAGTGGTTGCGAGCAGACGCGCTTTCCTCTGCCAAGAAGGCGTACAGCTACTACGACGCAGAGGGATGGAGGCGGGTCGGCGAGACCACCTTCGATCACTTCACCCCCATCTCCTACGACGGCGAGGACGTGACCGCCAGACTGTGCATTGACGTGTCGCACGTTGATGTCTTGGATTCCACCGGAGCGTCCGTCGTGTCGACCGACCGGCAGCCTCGGCAGGCACTGGAATTGCAATTGAAGCCTGCGCTGACGAGCACAGGATTGGCGATCGTTTCGAGTGATGCAACCAAGGAGCTCGAATGCTGACGTCGACAGTGGCGCTGCTTGCCCTGCTTTCTCTGACGACCACCGTTCCGCCGACATCGCCACCCCCGGGTGGCGGTGAAGAATCAGCCTGGCTATCGACCGTCGGTACGTCCAGCCTCACCGTCACCGCAACCCAGACCACCCCCGCACCGCGCGGCGACAGCGCTCCCCGCGGTCGGAAGAACGGCAGCGCCGAGCCGAAGCCGGCCGACCCGTGCGCCGCCGTGCCGTACCCGTACAAGGCTTCGTGCGGGATCTACGGTGTCCGTGTCACCAGCGCCGACGGCGACCCGCTCACCATCTCGGATCTCGCCCGGTTCGCTCCCGAGCCGGTCGCCACGGCGGCCGAGCCGGGTGGGGTCGGGGTCGCCGGGCTTCCGACGAACTTCGTCACCGCTGCGACCGCGCACACGCAGCAGGGCACCATCCTCGACCTGGCCGTCACGGTGCGCTTCACCCCTGTCGCGTTCGACACCACGTTCGGCGACGGCACCAGCGCCACCACCGCCACCGGGGGCCGCACCTGGGCCGCCGCCCACCAGCCGCAGTTCACCCCGACTCCGACGAGCCACGTCTACCGCGACCGCGGCACCTACACCGCCGTCACCACGGTCCGCTACACGGCCGAGGTCGACCTGGGCAACGGCTGGTTCCCCGTCGCGGGAGACCTCTCGGTCGCCGGGCCCGCCCACAGCATCCGCATCTACGAGGCCACGTCCGCTCTCGTCCGCTACACGTGCGACGAGCAGCCCACCGCAGCCGGCTGCTGACTCCCGTCCCGTCGCCGTCGCACGGAGCGTCGACGGAGACCGCCGGGGTGTCCTCCGGCCTCCCCTGCTCAGGTCGAGTCGGCGACGGGCGTGTGCGCGAGGATCAACAACACGGTTGCAATCCCGTCAGCTCGGCAGTCGCGGGTCCCGGAGCGATGCGATCGCCTGGACCAGGCTCTCGTGGATGTAGTCCAACTCCGGCGATGTGAAGCTCGACCAGTCCTCGGCGGTGTCGGCGCCATCCGTGGACCAGGCCTCGTCTTCACCGCTCGTGTCGTCGGTCTGCTCCTGGGCGGCGTGCCGGTAGACCCACCAGAGGTTGCCCGAGGGGTCGACGAACCGCGCAAGCGTGTCACCGAAGAAGTCGGTCGGTGTGGTCACGACGCGGGCGCCGAGGGCGACGGCCCGCGCCAGCGTTGCCTCCACGTCGACGACGTACACCTGGAGGAACCCGGGGGTGAACGGCCAGTCCGGCTTGCGGTCGGCGACCGTGATCATCGAGTCCCCGATGCGCAGCTCGGAATGCAGGATCAGGCCGTCGGTGTCGAGCGTTCGCGCCTGGGGCACATCCGAGGCATCGAAGACCTCGATCACGAAATCGATGATGCGGGCGGCATCGTCGGTCAGGAGGAAGGGGTTGACGGTGTTCGACCCGGCAGGAACGGGAGCAGGTGTGGGCATGGTGCATCCTTTCGTTCCGCACAGGATGCCGTGCACCGCGGTCAGATCCTGTCCTGATGATCCTCTTGTCCCGGAAACACGAAGCCCCCCGCCGCAAGGCGAGGGGCTCCGTGGTTCAGCGGGGTGTCACTCGTAGAGCACCGCGGCGATCTTGTCGTCGTCGATGTTGTTCTTGTCGTACCAGTAGGAACCGGTGTCGTAGAACTCCTCGACGTCGTCGCCGTTCGCGGCGTCGTATGCGGCCTGCACGACCTGCGCGCCGATGCCGATCGGGTCCTGCGTGATGGCGCCGGCCATGGTGCCGTCCTTGATCGCGTTGATCTGCGCGGCGCCGGAGTCGAAGCCGACGATGGTGATCTTGCCCTTCTCCAGGCCCAGCTCGTTGACGGCGTTCACGACACCGATCGCGGAGCCCTCGTTGGTGCCGTAGATGCCCTTGAGGTCGGGGTGGGCGGCGATCAGCGTCTTGGCGATGTCGGCCGACTTGAGGTGGTCGCCGTCACCGTACTGGATGTCGACGATCTCGATGTCGGGGTAGTCCGACTCGATCTTCTCGACGAAGCCGTCGCGACGCTCGACACCGGTCGAGTTGATCTGCGAGTGGCCGACGATCGCGACCTGCCCCTCGCCGCCGATCAGCTCGGCCATGTGCTCGGCCGCGAGCGCACCGGCGACCTTGCTGTCGGTCGCGGAGAGGCTCAGGCCCACGTCGCCGTCACACGGGGCGTCGAAGTAGACCACCGGGATGTCCTTCGACTTCGCCTGCTCGAGCGGGGCGACGCACGCCTCGGGGTCGAGCGCGGCGTAGGCGATGGCGTCGGGGTTCTTGTCGATCGCGGCGGTCAGCATCTCGAGCTGCTGCGCGATCTCGGTCTCCGCGGCGGGGCCCTCGAACGTGATCTTCACGCCGAGCTCCTCGGCCTTCTGCTCCGCACCCTTCTTCACGGCCTGCCAGAACTGGTGCTGGAAGCCCTTCGAGACGAGCGCGATGTACATCTCGCCGTCGCCGCTGCCGCTGCCGGAGCCGGAGCCTTCCTCGATGACGTCGCCGCCACCGCCGGCACAGCCGGCGAACACGAGCGCGGAAGCGGCCACGAGGGCTGCGAAGGCGGTCTTCTTCCCGAATTTCATGAAAACTCCATTGTTTGAGTACGAGCCGGATGGTTCTGTGTGATGCCGGCCAGGGCCGGCTGTGGGACATTCCTGGTGCCTGTGCGGAGGGACTCCGCGGGTCCGGCCGGGGCCGGGTGGGGCGGCGGCGGGCACGGGTTTCGCCGCCGCCCTGGTCTCAGGTGCGCTGCCGGTTGCGCAGCGAGTCGAGGAAGACCGCCAGCAGCACGACCACGCCGACGACGATGTTCTGCCACTCGGTCTGGATCGACATGATGCGCAGTCCGTTCACGAGCACGCTCATGATCAGCGCGCCGATCACGGTGCCGAGGATCGAGCCGCGTCCGCCGAGGAGCGAGGTGCCGCCGATGATGACGGCCGCGATGGCCTGCAGCTCGTACCCGGTGCCGATCTGCGGCTGGGCGGAGTCGAGGCGCGAGGCGATCACGATGCCCGCGACTCCGGTGAAGGCCCCGGCGAACATGTAGATGAGGATCGTCCAGCGGCGCGTGTTCACACCGGAGAGGCGGGTGGCCTCCTCGTTCGAGCCGATCGCGAAGGTGTAGCGGCCGAGGAGCGTCTTCGACAGCACGAGGTAGGCGACGATCGCGAGGGCGGCGGTGATCAGCACGGCGTTGGGGATGCCGGGGATGATCACGCCGAGCGCGATCTTCTTGAAGTCGGGCGCCGAGGTCGAGAAGTAGATCGGCGCGACGTTCGAGATGACGAGGGCGAGGCCGCCGGCGATCATCATCATCGCGAGCGTGGCGATGAACGGGGGAAGGCGGAGGAACGTGATGTTCACGCCGTTGATGAGGCCCATCAGCACACCGGTCGCGATGCCGCCGATCACGCCCAGCCAGACGGGGAGGCCGAGGTTGGTGACGATCACGCCGGTCATCACGGCGCACAGGGCCATGCCGGTGCCGATCGACAGGTCGATGCCGCCCGTGATGATGACGAACGTGGTGCCGAGGGCGAGGATGCCGATGACCGCGGTCGACAGCAGCACGGTGGCGATGTTGCTGAAGGTGAAGAAGTTGGGGCTGGCGATCGAGAAGAAGATGACCAGCACGATCAGGGTGCCGAAGGCCAGCGACTGCTGGAACTGGCGCTTCAGGAATCCGCCGATGTCGCGCTTGTCGGTGTTCTCGTTCACGGCCGTCTGGATGATGGTCGTCGTCGACCCTCCGGGCTGCTGTGGGGTGCTCATCAGTCTTCCTCCCCGTGGGCTGCGAGTTGCATGATCTTCTCCTGGCTGGCTTCCTCGTTGCGGAGCGTCCCGGTGATGCGCCCGTTCGCGAACACGGCGATGCGGTTCGCGACGCGCAGGATCTCGGGGAGCTCCGACGAGATGACGATGATGGACTTGCCGCTGTCGGCGAGCTGCTGCATGAGGCGGTAGATCTCCTCCTTCGCGCCGACGTCGATGCCTCGCGTCGGCTCGTCGAAGATGAGGATGTCGCAGTCGCGCATCAGCCACCGGGCGATGACGACCTTCTGCTGGTTCCCTCCGGAGAGCAGCTTGACGACCTGGTTGACCGAGGGGGTCTTCACGCGCAGCTGCTGCACGTACTCCTTGGTGCGGTTCTTGGCCTTGCCGTCGCCCATCCAGCCGATGCCGTTGGCGTAGCTGCCGAGCGAGGCGAGCACGGTGTTGAACGTGACGTCCTGTTCGAGCATGAGCCCGAGCAGCTTGCGGTCTTCGGAGAGGTAGCCCACGCCGTGCTTGACCGCGTCGGCGGGCTGGGCGATCCGCGCCTGGCGCCCGCCGATGGTGATGGTGCCGCCGTCGCGGTGGTCGGCGCCGATCACGGCACGGGCGGTCTCGGTGCGTCCCGCGCCCATGAGGCCGGCGAACCCGAGGATCTCGCCCTTGTGCAGCTGGAACGACACGTCTTTCAGGAGGGTCTTCGTCGACAGCCCCTGCACGTCGAGCACGACCGGGTCGTTCAGGTGCTCGCGGGCCTGCGGGCGGGTCCCCTCGTCGATCACGCGGCCGACCATCATCTCGATGATCTTCGGGATCGTGATCTCCGCCTTGTCGAGTGATCCGATGTATGTGCCGTCGCGGAGGACGGTCACGCGGTCGGCGAGGCGCCGCAGCTCGTCCATCCGGTGCGAGATGTAGACGATGCCGGTGCCGCGCGCCTTGAGCTGCTCGATCAGCACGAACAGCGTCTCGACCTCGCTGTCGGTGAGGGCCGAGGTGGGCTCGTCCATGATGAGCACCTTGGCGTTGAACGACAGCGCCTTGGCGATCTCGACCATCTGCTGCTCGGCCACCGTGAGCTCGCCGACGAGCTGTCGCGGGTTGAGGTGGATGCCGAGGCGCTGGAGCAGCTCCGCCGTCTGCGTGTTGAGCTTGCGCTCCGACAGGAACGGGCCGGTCGTGGGCTCGCGGCCGACGTAGATGTTCTGGGCGACGGTGAGGTCGGGCATCAGGTTGAGCTCCTGATGGATGATCGTGATGCCGAGCTCCTGCGCCTGCAGCGGGCTGGTGAGCTCGACCTCGCGGCCCTCGAACGTGATGGTGCCCTCGTCCTTGGTGTAGATGCCGGAGAGGATCTTCATCAGCGTGGACTTGCCGGCGCCGTTCTCTCCCACGAGCACGAGCACCTCGCCCTCGCGCACCTCGAGGTGCACATCCTTCAGCGCCTGCACGCCGGGGAATCCCTTGCTGATCCCCTCGACCCTGAGGATGGGTCCACTCATGCGCTCACCTGCTTCCTTGGAGGTCGTCTCGCGATTGGCGGATCATTCCGCCGTAAACATCGGATCAATTCTGCGTCCTGCACCCGGGCTGGTGCAAGTTGTATCTAAATGTATCTAAAGATCATTCGATCGGGAAGACCTGTAATAACATCTTGATCTCGACCGAGGATCCCGTCGCCGCTGACCCGGCTCAGTGCAGCCGGATCGAGTCGACCGCCACGAGCTTGTCGCGGATATAGGCGTTGGCGTGCGCGCCGAGCTCGTCGTTGTCGGTCCAGAGGTTGCGCCAGATGCCCAGCATGCGACTGAGGTCGGGAGCGACCACCGCCGACGAGAACGACTCGAAGACGATCGGCCCGTCGTAGCCGATGCGGCCGAGCGCCTTGAAGAAGGTGTCGAAGTCGACCGTGCCGGTGCCCAGATACCCGCGGTGGCTCTCGCCGATGTGCACGTACCGCAGCGCCGGAGCCGCGTCGAGCACCGGGGCGAACATGTCCGACTCCTCGATGTTCATGTGGTACGTGTCCAGGTGCACGCCGAGGTTCGGGCGGTCCACCTCCGCCAGGTACGCCAGGGCCTGCCGCGCGGTGTTGAGCACGTTGGTCTCATAGCGGTTCACCACCTCGAGCGACACCGAGACCCCGCGCTCGGCGGCGTGGTCGGCGACCCGGGCGATCGTGCGACGGCTCGACGCGAGCCCCTCCGGTGTCACCGGGTCCATGTACTTCTGCATGGCGCTGTAGATCACGCCGCAGAAGTGGGTCCCGCCCAGCTCGGCCAGCACGTCGACCGCGCGCAGCAGCAGCGCCTCACCGGCCGCGACCACATCCGGGTCGGAGCTCGTGACGTCGGTCTCCGCGGAGAGCCCGAGGGAGGCACTGACCGCGAGACCGTGCTCGGCGAGGGCGCCCTTGGCCGCCGCGACGTCGAACGTGAACGGGTCCATCAGCGGGAACTCGATCAGGTCGAACCCGGCCTGCTTCGTCTTCTCCACCGCGAGGCGGATACCGTCGGCGTCGAAGGTTCCGGTCCAGACGAGTCCGTGACAGCCGATGTTCATGAGACCTCTCCCGGCGGGTGTGCGGCACCGTCGCCGTCCGGACTTGGCACGTTCCAATTCCGGGTTCGACACACGTTACGTCCGACGACGACGGCCTGTCAAGAACTTTCTTGGCACGTTGCAATCCCTCGGCTAGCCTGGTGTCGCCGCCGGGGTCGCCTCGGCCCGTTCCGACGAAGGAGACCGATGCCCGCCAGCGTGAAAGACGTGGCCGCCCTCGCCGGCGTCTCCTCCTCGACGGTCTCCAACTACCTCAACCACCCCCACGTGCTCGGGGAGGGCAGCCGGGAGAAGGTGCGGGCGGCCATCGAGCAGCTGGGCTTCGTGCCGAACGAATCGGCGCGGCAGCTGCGGGCGGGGTCGAGCAAGGCCCTGGCGCTGATCCTCCTCGACGCGTGGCTGCCGTACTTCCACGAGCTGTCCCGCGGTGTCGACGACGTGGCGCGCGAGGGCGGCTGGTCGCTCTTCTTCAGCAACAGCGACCGGGATGCCGACCGCGAGCAGCGCAACATCGACATGTTCGAGGCGCATCGCGTGCAGGGCATCGTCATCTACCCGCTCGGCGACGTGGTGCCGCGCCTGGAGCGACTCGCCGATCGCGGCATCCGCTCCGTCGTGGTCGGGCCGATCCGCGAATCCGCCACCGTCGCCTCCGTGCTGTTCGACGATCGCGCGGGCGGACGGCTCGCCGGCGAGCACCTCGTCGACCTCGGGCGGCGGCGCATCCTCTTCCTGGGCAACCCCGCGGTGACCGAGTCGAACGACCGCCTGGCGGGACTGCGTGACGCCACGGCGGGCACGGGCGCGGAGGTCGAGGTGCGGGAGGTCGGGCACCTCGCCACCGAGGACGGACTGACCGCGGGCGCGGAGATCGTGGCGCAACCGGCGGACGAACGGCCGGATGCGATCTTCGCCGCGAACGACATGGTGGCGCTCGGCGTGCTGACACAGCTGCTGCGGCACGGCATCCGCGTGCCGGAGGACATCGCGCTGGTCGGCTTCGACGACGTGGCCGAGGCGCACCAGAGCGTCGTGCCGCTCACGAGCGTCCGCCAGCCCGGCTACGAGATCGGTCGCGCGGCCGGTGCAGCGCTGCTGGCTCAGCTCGCCGACCCCGCGGCTCCCCCGCCCGCGACCCCGCCGTTCCCCGCCGAGCTCATCATCCGCGAATCCACCCGCGGCCGCTGACCCGCATCACACCGCACGCACCGTGGGCGCCGGATCCGGGTCACACCTCCGGAGAAGGGGCGCGTCCGGCGCCGGTAGCGCGCGGTGTCCCCGCTGTTCCCCTGAGTCATGAACCGATCGTCAGGCGGAGGGGTGGCCGACGACGCCCTTGCGGAGCAGGGCGTTGCCGTACTTGCGGGTCTCGCCCGTGCGCACCAGGAGATACGCGTCCTTCGCGACGCCGTAGTAGGCGAAGCGCTCCACGAACCGGGTCGTGTCGACCGCCGTGCCCGCCGCGTCCATGAGCTCGCGCTGCACGT of the Microbacterium sufflavum genome contains:
- the xylB gene encoding xylulokinase, whose product is MLIAHDLGTTGNKASLHHDDGRLIAAVTVPYPAHFAAGGIAEQNPDDWWNAVVAATRNLLARTATAPSDVAGLVVSGQMMGAVLLDGDGEPARPAIIWADTRAGAQQRELEAVLGAERAYGILGHRLNPTYSVEKIMWVRDNEPDVWSRVRRVCVAKDFIVLRLTGRLATDRSDASGMNAYDQAAGTWSSEVLAAARLDPALFPEILESTQIAGPLTPAAAEALGLHTGVRVVMGGGDGPLAAVGSGVVAPEDGAYVCLGTSSWISFAADAPLHDPAMRTFTFDNVVPGSFVPTATMQAGGASVQWIAEALSPDPAHPETGRLTAEASADVDTDDLYFLPYLLGERSPLWDPDARGAFVGLARHHGRAHLVRAVLEGTAFNLLTCIQAFRESGAVIDRIDAVGGGAQSDVYLSVLADVWGVPVRRRTIVEEANSLGAAVTGAVGLGLTDFSAARALSEVTAEFTPDPARHAVYAERHARFADAYTALAPWFAGRPR
- a CDS encoding phosphoglycerate dehydrogenase, with product MGVILVTSRSFSDGDLDLVERAARAGHRILRGPAHHDLDELRSLLHGADAWIAGTGPVTEAHLAAAPKLKVVARYGVGTEAVDLAAARERGIPVTNTPGANADAVADHAVGLMLAALRFVPDGDRRVRAGDWGVRRGRELGAATVGIVGFGRIGQGVARRLSGFGSRVLAADPFLPVELVRAQGAEPVPLDELFRAADVITLHAPGGQRLVDAERLADMRRGTALVNTARGDLVDEQAVAEALRDGTLAGYAADTLDGDTAAHDSPLLAADLVDRVIVTPHLGAQTTQAVDNMGSLSLDDVIAVLRGAEPAHPVPVPQEMR
- a CDS encoding shikimate dehydrogenase family protein → MTTTADTAAPAADTATADYMGFVGVTTASSSIMKVFPLWADILDLPTRRLVGHDLPMDADPAQYRAMVEQIRDDPHHRGALVTTHKMNVYAAASDLFDELDPFAVSCSEISSIAKRGSRLSGRAKDPITVDLALNDFLPADHFARTGAEVVILGAGGSGTALSWALAERTDAPARITVTARTQDKLDHLREVHRQHGTPDGLLRYVVTETPEEADALVAAAPAGSVIANATGLGKDRPGSPLSDAVVFPAGAYAWEFNYRGSLEFLHQAEAQRASRDLHVVDGWRYFIHGWSQVVADVFELELTPETVERLAAAAESVR
- a CDS encoding phosphotriesterase family protein — protein: MPVVRTVLGDVDASELGRVNYHEHLFQVSPLLPGDELDDEQASGDEAAALQTSGFDAMVDATPFGLARNPEALVRISAATGLGIVATTGRHREAHYGDDHPMQVWDAERLSALFVADLTRGMPASDDAVFAAPDVPVATSPTGAPVRAGMLKAGIDYWRISPFERTTLGAVAAAHRETGAPVMVHLEFCTAAHEVLDLLAAEGVASDRVVLAHADRDPDPGLHVSLAERGAHLGYDGFARPRTRSDAELLALTAAVVERGAGDRIVLGGDVARRTRYIAYGGMPGLAYLGDRYLPRLRDAVGDAAVQRMLVHTPARLLTLDH
- a CDS encoding putative quinol monooxygenase produces the protein MTEPTILHAVFTAKPGAADRVAALLREFAEIVRAEEGNVVFDATRLVDDPDRFFVYEVYRDEAAFQEHLAASAGVPFNAALQELIVEPASILTFLRRV
- a CDS encoding VOC family protein; amino-acid sequence: MPTPAPVPAGSNTVNPFLLTDDAARIIDFVIEVFDASDVPQARTLDTDGLILHSELRIGDSMITVADRKPDWPFTPGFLQVYVVDVEATLARAVALGARVVTTPTDFFGDTLARFVDPSGNLWWVYRHAAQEQTDDTSGEDEAWSTDGADTAEDWSSFTSPELDYIHESLVQAIASLRDPRLPS
- a CDS encoding ABC transporter substrate-binding protein, with product MKFGKKTAFAALVAASALVFAGCAGGGGDVIEEGSGSGSGSGDGEMYIALVSKGFQHQFWQAVKKGAEQKAEELGVKITFEGPAAETEIAQQLEMLTAAIDKNPDAIAYAALDPEACVAPLEQAKSKDIPVVYFDAPCDGDVGLSLSATDSKVAGALAAEHMAELIGGEGQVAIVGHSQINSTGVERRDGFVEKIESDYPDIEIVDIQYGDGDHLKSADIAKTLIAAHPDLKGIYGTNEGSAIGVVNAVNELGLEKGKITIVGFDSGAAQINAIKDGTMAGAITQDPIGIGAQVVQAAYDAANGDDVEEFYDTGSYWYDKNNIDDDKIAAVLYE
- a CDS encoding ABC transporter permease; this encodes MSTPQQPGGSTTTIIQTAVNENTDKRDIGGFLKRQFQQSLAFGTLIVLVIFFSIASPNFFTFSNIATVLLSTAVIGILALGTTFVIITGGIDLSIGTGMALCAVMTGVIVTNLGLPVWLGVIGGIATGVLMGLINGVNITFLRLPPFIATLAMMMIAGGLALVISNVAPIYFSTSAPDFKKIALGVIIPGIPNAVLITAALAIVAYLVLSKTLLGRYTFAIGSNEEATRLSGVNTRRWTILIYMFAGAFTGVAGIVIASRLDSAQPQIGTGYELQAIAAVIIGGTSLLGGRGSILGTVIGALIMSVLVNGLRIMSIQTEWQNIVVGVVVLLAVFLDSLRNRQRT